In bacterium, a genomic segment contains:
- a CDS encoding tetratricopeptide repeat protein: MKKIFVGMIVAIMFSGITFAGIEEAKEFVKAKKYVEAEAEYRKVLPELKGEEAADVQFQIADILQTQKKYEEAIEEYKKVETIEGASQEIISYALYRAGRSYTALKKYAEAEAEYKKALPGLTSTRAINTQGYIGNMLRYQKKYEEAIEEYNKVLKMDRVAPNVVATTTNGIGASLQAMKQYDKAIEEYNKVEEMKKVAPFNLYTAAYSKGTCLQGLKKYEEAIVELRKIEEMEKITPSQKSNALFSIAQCYEKLDKNEEAIAEYTKIENMKGISKRRIGLAKSKIEKLSQSK, encoded by the coding sequence GTGAAAAAAATATTTGTTGGTATGATAGTCGCAATTATGTTTTCTGGAATTACGTTTGCAGGTATAGAAGAAGCCAAAGAGTTTGTTAAAGCAAAAAAGTATGTTGAAGCGGAAGCAGAATATAGAAAAGTTTTGCCTGAATTAAAAGGCGAAGAAGCAGCAGATGTTCAGTTTCAAATTGCCGATATACTCCAAACTCAAAAGAAGTATGAAGAAGCCATTGAAGAATACAAAAAAGTAGAAACAATTGAAGGAGCATCTCAAGAAATTATCTCTTATGCTCTTTATAGAGCAGGTAGATCTTATACCGCCCTTAAAAAGTATGCTGAAGCAGAAGCAGAATACAAAAAAGCTTTACCTGGACTTACCTCAACAAGAGCAATAAATACTCAGGGCTATATAGGAAATATGTTAAGATATCAAAAAAAGTATGAGGAAGCAATTGAAGAGTACAACAAAGTTCTAAAAATGGATAGGGTTGCTCCAAATGTAGTTGCAACTACTACCAATGGTATAGGTGCTTCTTTACAGGCGATGAAACAGTACGACAAAGCTATTGAAGAGTACAACAAAGTTGAAGAAATGAAGAAAGTTGCCCCTTTTAATCTTTATACAGCGGCCTATAGTAAGGGCACCTGCTTACAAGGTTTAAAGAAGTATGAGGAAGCGATTGTTGAATTGAGAAAAATTGAAGAGATGGAAAAAATTACTCCATCTCAAAAATCTAATGCTCTCTTTAGTATAGCTCAATGCTACGAAAAGCTTGACAAGAACGAAGAAGCAATAGCAGAATATACGAAGATAGAAAATATGAAAGGTATCTCCAAAAGACGAATTGGTCTTGCAAAAAGCAAAATAGAAAAACTCTCTCAATCCAAATAA